A genomic window from Candidatus Andeanibacterium colombiense includes:
- the frr gene encoding ribosome recycling factor, with the protein MAKYDKADIERRMGGAVEALKGDLAGLRTGRANTALLDPVTVEVYGSIMPLSQVATVSAPEPRLLSVQVWDRSNMTPVEKGIARAGLGLNPITDGQTIRLPIPDLTEERRKELAKLAGQYAEKAKVAIRNVRRDGMEMLKEDEKKKEISEDDRKRSEEEVQKLTDQYIKNTDEAAAAKEKEILSQ; encoded by the coding sequence ATGGCAAAATACGACAAGGCCGATATCGAACGGCGCATGGGCGGCGCGGTCGAGGCGCTGAAGGGCGATCTCGCGGGCCTCAGGACCGGGCGCGCCAACACCGCATTGCTCGATCCGGTGACGGTCGAGGTCTATGGCTCGATCATGCCGCTCAGCCAGGTCGCGACCGTTTCGGCGCCCGAACCGCGGCTGCTCAGCGTGCAGGTGTGGGACCGGTCGAACATGACCCCGGTCGAAAAGGGCATTGCCCGCGCCGGGCTCGGCCTGAACCCGATCACCGACGGGCAGACCATCCGCCTGCCGATCCCCGATCTGACCGAGGAACGACGCAAGGAATTGGCCAAGCTTGCCGGGCAATATGCGGAGAAGGCCAAGGTCGCGATCCGCAACGTCCGCCGCGACGGCATGGAAATGCTCAAGGAAGACGAGAAGAAGAAGGAAATCTCCGAGGACGACCGCAAGCGGTCCGAGGAAGAAGTTCAGAAGCTGACCGATCAATACATCAAGAACACCGATGAAGCCGCTGCCGCGAAGGAAAAGGAAATCCTCAGCCAGTGA
- the rpsB gene encoding 30S ribosomal protein S2 — MAAPTVTMQELIEAGAHFGHQTHRWNPRMKPYIFGARNGIHIIDLSQTVPLMARALDFVSATVRQGGKVLFVGTKRQAQGPIADAARASGQYFVNHRWLGGMLTNWKTISLSIKKMKTIEEQLSGDTSGLTKKEILDLTRKHEKLQNSLGGIRDMGGIPDVMFVIDANIEELAIKEANVLGIPVVAVLDTNVDPSGIAFPIPGNDDAARAVRLYCDAIAQAATKGGHEGVVDSGRDIGAMEAPPVEEALSDTTAEATPESPVAAEAGVEASA; from the coding sequence ATGGCGGCTCCTACCGTCACGATGCAGGAACTGATCGAGGCCGGCGCACACTTCGGCCACCAGACCCACCGCTGGAATCCGCGGATGAAGCCGTACATCTTCGGCGCCCGCAATGGCATCCACATCATCGACCTGTCGCAGACCGTGCCGCTGATGGCGCGCGCGCTCGACTTTGTCTCGGCCACCGTCCGCCAGGGCGGCAAGGTGCTGTTCGTCGGCACCAAGCGCCAGGCGCAGGGCCCGATCGCCGATGCGGCCCGCGCGAGCGGCCAGTATTTCGTCAACCACCGCTGGCTGGGCGGCATGCTCACCAACTGGAAGACGATCAGCCTCTCGATCAAGAAGATGAAGACGATCGAGGAACAGCTCTCGGGGGACACCTCGGGCCTGACCAAGAAGGAAATCCTCGATCTCACGCGCAAGCACGAGAAGCTCCAGAACTCGCTCGGCGGTATCCGCGACATGGGCGGCATTCCGGACGTGATGTTCGTGATCGACGCGAACATCGAGGAACTGGCGATCAAGGAAGCCAACGTGCTCGGCATTCCGGTGGTCGCGGTGCTCGACACCAATGTCGATCCCAGCGGCATCGCCTTCCCGATCCCGGGCAACGACGACGCCGCCCGCGCGGTGCGCCTCTATTGCGACGCGATCGCCCAGGCTGCCACCAAGGGCGGTCATGAAGGCGTGGTCGATTCGGGCCGCGATATCGGCGCGATGGAAGCTCCGCCGGTTGAAGAAGCCCTTTCGGATACCACCGCCGAGGCGACTCCCGAGTCTCCCGTCGCGGCGGAAGCTGGCGTGGAAGCCTCGGCTTAA
- a CDS encoding phosphatidate cytidylyltransferase produces the protein MTDTLTRKSDLGTRTLTAIGMVVVAGGALWLGGWFWAVFVGLIAVGVLWEWRALVRGFVPTALKRMLWNVAGFIYIAVAAFTLLLLRSEFFGIAPVLVFVGAVICIDIGAYFAGRSIGGPKIAPKISPSKTWAGLGGGMVGAAIVLVLASYVTSQCYLGDAGSCGLTRPQDYLILVIQGAALAIVAQAGDFFESWMKRRAGVKDSGRLLPGHGGLFDRVDGLLAVSFAWGIVALAFRSMAF, from the coding sequence GTGACCGACACCCTCACTCGTAAATCCGACCTCGGCACCCGCACGCTGACCGCCATCGGCATGGTCGTCGTCGCGGGCGGGGCGCTGTGGCTCGGCGGCTGGTTCTGGGCGGTGTTCGTCGGCCTGATCGCGGTCGGCGTGTTGTGGGAATGGCGCGCATTGGTGCGGGGTTTCGTACCCACGGCGCTCAAGCGCATGCTGTGGAACGTCGCGGGCTTTATCTACATCGCGGTAGCCGCCTTCACGCTCTTGCTGTTGCGCAGCGAATTCTTCGGAATTGCACCGGTGCTGGTGTTCGTCGGCGCGGTAATCTGCATCGACATCGGCGCCTATTTCGCCGGGCGGAGCATCGGGGGCCCGAAGATCGCCCCGAAGATCAGCCCATCCAAAACCTGGGCCGGCCTCGGTGGCGGAATGGTCGGGGCCGCCATCGTGCTGGTCTTGGCCAGCTATGTCACTTCGCAATGCTATCTCGGCGATGCCGGTTCCTGCGGGCTGACGCGGCCGCAGGATTACCTGATTCTGGTGATTCAGGGCGCGGCGCTGGCAATCGTGGCCCAGGCCGGAGACTTCTTCGAAAGCTGGATGAAGCGCCGGGCGGGGGTGAAGGATTCGGGCAGGCTGCTGCCCGGTCATGGCGGATTGTTCGACCGGGTGGACGGTCTGCTGGCCGTGAGTTTCGCGTGGGGTATCGTGGCGCTGGCTTTCCGGAGCATGGCGTTCTGA
- the uppS gene encoding polyprenyl diphosphate synthase — MDGNGRWARSRHLPRVIGHQRGVEAVRKLVRACRGLGLECLTLYAFSSENWKRPEDEISDLMGLLRKFIKADLPEFVTNGVRLKIIGDYKALAPDIVASLEDAEARTAHGHITLAVALNYGSQQEIAQAAAKAAAEGEVTPASIEKYLYTADLPPLDLLIRTSGEVRLSNFLMWQAAYAEMYFTEVLWPDFTPAHLEQALASFAGRERRFGGR; from the coding sequence ATGGACGGCAATGGCCGCTGGGCCCGCTCGCGCCATCTGCCGCGCGTGATCGGGCACCAGCGCGGGGTCGAGGCGGTGCGCAAGCTGGTCCGCGCCTGCCGCGGCCTCGGGCTCGAATGCCTGACGCTGTATGCGTTCTCGTCCGAGAACTGGAAGCGCCCGGAAGACGAGATTTCCGACCTGATGGGTCTGCTGCGCAAGTTCATCAAGGCCGATCTGCCCGAATTCGTCACCAATGGTGTGCGGTTGAAGATCATCGGCGATTACAAGGCATTGGCGCCCGATATTGTCGCCAGCCTCGAAGATGCGGAAGCGCGCACCGCGCATGGCCACATCACCCTTGCGGTGGCGCTGAATTACGGCTCGCAGCAGGAAATCGCGCAGGCGGCGGCCAAAGCGGCGGCCGAGGGCGAAGTGACGCCCGCGAGCATCGAGAAATATCTCTACACCGCCGATCTCCCGCCGCTGGACCTGCTGATCCGCACCTCGGGCGAGGTGCGCCTGTCGAACTTCCTGATGTGGCAGGCGGCCTATGCGGAGATGTATTTCACCGAGGTGCTGTGGCCGGACTTTACGCCCGCGCATCTGGAACAGGCGCTGGCGAGCTTCGCGGGACGGGAGCGGCGCTTTGGCGGGCGGTGA
- the tsf gene encoding translation elongation factor Ts — MAAYTAADVKNLRERSGAGMMDCKKALEETNGDIEAAVDALRAKGLAAAAKKSSRTAAEGLVGVAVEGTRGVAVEVNSETDFVAKNEQFQDFVRKTTAVALGASSNDVEALKASAYPDGGTVAEKLTNNVATIGENQQVRRMKAVSVSDGVIVPYMHNAAAPGLGKIGVLVALESEGDKAKLEELGKQIAMHIAAAFPMALNADDLDADVIARERSVAEEKAKESGKPAEVQAKMVDGAIAKFAKENALLSQIFVMDNKTPIQQVVDNAGKDAGAKIVLKDYVRFQLGEGIEKEESDFAAEVAAMAG; from the coding sequence ATGGCTGCCTATACCGCTGCTGACGTGAAAAACCTGCGCGAGCGCTCCGGCGCCGGCATGATGGACTGCAAGAAGGCGCTCGAAGAGACCAATGGCGACATCGAAGCCGCGGTCGATGCTTTGCGCGCCAAGGGTCTTGCCGCCGCCGCCAAGAAATCCAGCCGCACCGCGGCCGAGGGCCTCGTCGGCGTCGCCGTCGAAGGCACCCGGGGTGTTGCGGTCGAGGTAAACTCGGAAACCGACTTCGTCGCCAAGAACGAGCAGTTCCAGGATTTCGTCCGCAAGACCACCGCGGTCGCGCTGGGCGCGTCGTCGAACGATGTCGAGGCGCTCAAGGCCTCGGCCTATCCCGACGGCGGCACCGTGGCCGAGAAGCTGACCAACAACGTCGCGACCATCGGTGAGAACCAGCAGGTCCGCCGGATGAAGGCCGTATCGGTCTCCGACGGCGTGATCGTGCCTTACATGCACAACGCAGCGGCCCCCGGCCTCGGCAAGATCGGCGTGCTGGTCGCGCTCGAGAGCGAAGGCGACAAGGCCAAGCTCGAGGAACTGGGCAAGCAGATCGCGATGCACATCGCGGCCGCCTTCCCGATGGCGCTCAATGCCGACGACCTCGATGCCGACGTGATCGCGCGCGAGCGTTCGGTCGCCGAAGAGAAGGCGAAGGAAAGCGGCAAGCCCGCCGAAGTCCAGGCCAAGATGGTCGATGGCGCGATCGCCAAGTTCGCCAAGGAAAACGCGCTGTTGAGCCAGATCTTCGTGATGGACAACAAGACCCCGATCCAGCAGGTCGTCGACAACGCCGGCAAGGATGCCGGCGCGAAGATCGTGCTCAAGGACTATGTCCGCTTCCAGCTCGGCGAAGGCATCGAGAAGGAAGAAAGCGACTTCGCCGCCGAAGTCGCCGCGATGGCCGGCTGA
- a CDS encoding phosphatidylserine decarboxylase: MAGEILDNKGRGDVSWGWPPIHPEGRKYGAIAAAVSIGVMFGLGWHILGTLLLVLTAGILAFFRDPERVVPQGDNLIVSPADGLITMIQAVPPPIELQIDDGTGTGGLGNAPLTRISIFMSVFDVHINRSPIGGTVRRVIYVPGKFLNADLDKASEENERQHILIERADGLLIGFTQIAGLVARRIVPFVKPGDMLAAGQRVGLIRFGSRVDVFLPQGTDPRVLMGQKVIGGETVLAELGKQMLIEGVNQ, translated from the coding sequence ATGGCCGGAGAGATACTCGACAACAAGGGCCGGGGTGACGTGTCGTGGGGCTGGCCCCCGATCCATCCCGAGGGACGCAAATACGGCGCGATCGCCGCGGCGGTGAGCATCGGGGTGATGTTCGGCCTTGGCTGGCACATCCTCGGCACGCTGTTGCTGGTGCTGACCGCGGGGATCCTTGCGTTCTTCCGCGATCCCGAGCGCGTGGTGCCGCAGGGCGACAATCTGATCGTCTCGCCGGCCGATGGCCTGATCACGATGATCCAGGCGGTTCCTCCGCCGATCGAGCTGCAAATCGACGACGGTACCGGCACCGGTGGTCTCGGCAATGCGCCGCTGACGCGCATTTCGATCTTCATGTCGGTGTTCGATGTTCATATCAACCGCTCCCCGATCGGCGGCACGGTGCGGCGGGTGATCTACGTCCCCGGCAAGTTCCTGAACGCGGACCTCGACAAGGCGAGCGAAGAGAACGAGCGCCAGCATATTCTGATCGAGCGGGCCGACGGGCTGCTGATCGGCTTCACCCAGATCGCCGGCCTTGTCGCGCGGCGGATCGTACCCTTCGTCAAGCCGGGCGACATGCTCGCTGCCGGCCAGCGGGTCGGACTGATCCGCTTCGGCAGCAGGGTCGACGTGTTTCTGCCGCAGGGCACCGATCCCAGGGTGCTGATGGGCCAGAAGGTGATCGGCGGCGAGACGGTGCTGGCCGAACTCGGCAAGCAGATGCTGATCGAGGGCGTGAACCAGTGA
- a CDS encoding HU family DNA-binding protein, with the protein MNKNELIGAVADASGLSRSDATKAVEGVFDTITGALSKGDEVRLVGFGTFSVAKRKASTGRNPRTGEPMTIKASSQPKFKAGKGLKDSVN; encoded by the coding sequence ATGAACAAGAACGAACTGATCGGCGCCGTTGCCGATGCGAGCGGCCTTTCGCGCAGCGACGCGACCAAGGCTGTCGAAGGCGTGTTCGATACGATCACCGGCGCTCTTTCCAAGGGCGACGAAGTGCGCCTCGTGGGCTTCGGCACCTTCTCGGTTGCCAAGCGCAAGGCTTCCACCGGTCGCAACCCGCGCACCGGCGAGCCGATGACGATCAAGGCATCGTCGCAGCCGAAGTTCAAGGCCGGCAAGGGCCTGAAGGACTCGGTCAACTAA
- a CDS encoding RNA methyltransferase, which produces MRGRAGRMLGGRGSGRASTGQVRLWGRHAVEAALKNPARVHRKLWATREGIASLDGELPADFPFEYADVSDLARLVPYDAPHQGLVLECAPLEDVFLDEVLSGDPARPLVVLDQVTDPHNVGAILRSAAAFNACALVTQDRHAPPESGVIGKSASGALELVPWVRVVNLSRALEEMAEAGYWRIGLAGEAGAKLAEALPAGPVALVLGAEGEGLRENVAAHCDALARLPISSAMESLNVSNAAAISLYAVASRG; this is translated from the coding sequence TTGCGCGGACGTGCGGGCCGCATGCTGGGCGGGCGCGGCAGCGGCCGGGCGAGTACGGGACAAGTGCGGCTGTGGGGCCGCCACGCGGTCGAGGCCGCGCTCAAGAACCCGGCGCGGGTACACCGCAAGCTGTGGGCGACGCGTGAGGGGATCGCTTCGCTCGATGGCGAGCTGCCGGCCGATTTCCCGTTCGAATATGCCGATGTCTCCGATCTAGCCCGGCTGGTGCCGTATGACGCGCCGCACCAGGGCCTGGTGCTCGAATGCGCGCCGCTGGAGGACGTGTTCCTCGACGAGGTGCTGTCCGGCGATCCCGCACGGCCGCTGGTGGTGCTGGACCAGGTGACGGACCCGCACAATGTCGGCGCGATCCTGCGCTCGGCCGCGGCCTTCAACGCCTGCGCGCTGGTGACGCAGGACCGCCACGCCCCGCCCGAATCCGGGGTAATCGGCAAATCGGCCTCAGGCGCACTTGAACTGGTGCCCTGGGTGCGGGTGGTGAATTTGTCGCGCGCGCTCGAAGAGATGGCGGAGGCCGGCTACTGGCGCATCGGCCTTGCCGGCGAGGCCGGCGCTAAGCTGGCCGAGGCGCTGCCGGCGGGGCCGGTCGCGCTGGTGCTCGGCGCCGAGGGCGAAGGATTGCGCGAGAACGTCGCCGCGCATTGCGATGCCCTCGCCCGCCTGCCGATCAGCAGCGCGATGGAAAGCCTGAATGTATCCAATGCCGCAGCGATTTCGCTCTATGCGGTGGCCTCACGCGGCTGA
- the lon gene encoding endopeptidase La: MNLYPLLPLRDIVVFPGSVVPLFVGREKSVAALEEAMAGSKDIFLLAQLDPGCDDPERDDLYDVGVVAQVLQLLKLPDGTVRVLVEGQQRARLENLREEGDFTVAQVELLEPEEAGGTEVAAMMRSVVEQFTEYAKLNKKVPDELEQELVEIDDAAKLADTVAHNLNAKVSDKQALLTERDPMKRLEMAYSFMEGELSVLQVERKIRGRVKRQMEKTQREYYLNEQLKAIQSELGGGDGEDGDEIAELAEKIEKTKLSVEAKAKATAELKKLRTMQPMSAEATVVRNYLDVLLGLPWGKKSRLKKDISKAQAVLDEDHYALDKVKDRIVEYLAVQARSNKLKGPILCLVGPPGVGKTSLGKSIAKATGREFIRQSLGGVRDEAEIRGHRRTYIGSLPGKIVTNLKKAGTSNPLFLLDEIDKLGQDFRGDPASALLEVLDPEQNAKFQDHYLELDIDLSDIMFVTTANSLNLPQPLLDRMEIIRLEGYTEDEKVEIAERHLIEKQVKAHGLKKGEFTLTTEGLRDLIRYYTREAGVRTLEREIARLARKSLRAILEKKETSVTITPENLGEYAGVQKFRHGISEEEAQVGAVTGLAWTEVGGELLTIESVTVPGKGEVRTTGKLGEVMNESVQAAFSFVKARAPAYGINPSIFNRKNIHIHLPEGAVPKDGPSAGIGMVTSIVSSLAGIPVRPDVAMTGEVTLRGRVLPIGGLKEKLLAALRGGIKTVLIPEENRKDLAEIPANVTEGLEIVPVSHVDEVLERALVSPLVAIEWTEADDLASQPGPAPAPAGTSPTAH, translated from the coding sequence ATGAATCTTTACCCTCTGCTTCCCCTGCGCGACATCGTGGTGTTCCCCGGTTCGGTGGTGCCGCTGTTCGTCGGCCGCGAGAAATCGGTTGCCGCGCTCGAAGAAGCGATGGCCGGATCGAAGGATATCTTCCTGCTCGCCCAGCTCGATCCGGGCTGCGACGATCCCGAGCGTGACGATCTCTACGATGTCGGCGTGGTTGCCCAGGTGCTCCAGCTGCTGAAGCTGCCCGACGGCACCGTGCGGGTGCTGGTCGAAGGCCAGCAGCGTGCCAGGCTTGAGAACCTGCGCGAGGAAGGCGATTTCACCGTTGCCCAGGTCGAGCTGCTCGAACCCGAAGAGGCCGGCGGCACCGAAGTGGCCGCGATGATGCGGTCGGTGGTCGAACAGTTCACCGAATATGCGAAGCTCAACAAGAAGGTGCCCGACGAGCTCGAGCAGGAGCTGGTCGAGATCGACGATGCGGCAAAGCTCGCCGACACGGTCGCGCACAACCTCAACGCCAAGGTTTCCGACAAGCAGGCGCTGCTGACCGAGCGCGATCCGATGAAGCGGCTGGAGATGGCCTACAGCTTCATGGAAGGCGAATTGTCGGTGCTGCAGGTCGAACGCAAGATCCGCGGGCGCGTGAAACGCCAGATGGAGAAGACCCAGCGCGAATATTACCTCAACGAGCAGCTCAAGGCGATCCAGTCCGAGCTGGGCGGCGGCGACGGCGAGGACGGCGACGAGATCGCCGAGCTGGCCGAGAAGATCGAGAAGACCAAGCTCTCGGTCGAAGCCAAGGCCAAGGCGACCGCCGAGCTGAAAAAGCTGCGCACGATGCAGCCGATGAGCGCCGAGGCGACCGTGGTCCGCAATTATCTCGACGTGCTGCTCGGCCTGCCGTGGGGCAAGAAGAGCCGCCTGAAGAAGGACATCTCGAAGGCCCAGGCGGTCCTCGACGAGGATCACTACGCGCTCGACAAGGTCAAGGACCGGATCGTCGAATATCTCGCGGTGCAGGCGCGTTCGAACAAGCTCAAGGGGCCGATCCTGTGCCTCGTCGGCCCTCCGGGCGTCGGCAAGACCTCGCTCGGCAAGTCGATCGCGAAGGCGACCGGGCGCGAGTTCATCCGCCAGTCGCTCGGCGGCGTGCGCGACGAGGCCGAGATTCGCGGCCACCGCCGCACCTATATCGGCTCGCTTCCGGGCAAGATCGTCACCAACCTCAAGAAGGCCGGAACCAGCAACCCGCTGTTCCTGCTCGATGAGATCGACAAGCTCGGCCAGGATTTCCGCGGCGATCCGGCTTCGGCCTTGCTCGAAGTGCTCGATCCGGAACAGAACGCCAAGTTCCAGGACCATTACCTGGAGCTCGACATCGACCTTAGCGACATCATGTTCGTGACCACCGCGAACAGCCTCAACCTGCCGCAGCCGCTGCTTGACCGGATGGAGATCATCCGCCTTGAGGGCTACACGGAAGACGAGAAGGTCGAGATCGCCGAGCGTCACCTGATCGAAAAGCAGGTCAAGGCGCATGGGCTGAAGAAGGGCGAGTTCACTCTCACCACCGAAGGGCTGCGCGACCTGATCCGCTATTACACCCGCGAAGCCGGCGTGCGTACGCTGGAGCGCGAGATCGCGCGGCTGGCGCGCAAGAGCCTGCGCGCGATCCTCGAGAAGAAGGAGACTTCGGTCACCATCACGCCCGAGAATCTCGGCGAATATGCCGGGGTGCAAAAGTTCCGCCACGGGATTTCGGAAGAAGAGGCGCAGGTCGGCGCTGTCACCGGGCTTGCCTGGACCGAGGTCGGCGGCGAGCTGCTGACGATCGAAAGCGTGACCGTGCCCGGCAAGGGCGAGGTCCGGACCACCGGCAAGCTCGGCGAAGTGATGAACGAGAGCGTGCAGGCGGCCTTCAGCTTCGTGAAGGCGCGGGCACCCGCTTACGGGATCAATCCCTCGATCTTCAACCGCAAGAACATCCATATCCACCTGCCCGAAGGGGCGGTGCCGAAGGATGGCCCTTCGGCGGGCATCGGCATGGTCACCTCGATCGTCTCGTCGCTCGCCGGGATTCCGGTGCGGCCGGATGTCGCGATGACTGGCGAGGTCACATTGCGCGGCCGGGTGCTGCCGATCGGCGGACTGAAGGAGAAGCTGCTCGCGGCGCTGCGCGGCGGGATCAAGACGGTGCTGATCCCGGAAGAGAACCGCAAGGATCTGGCCGAGATACCCGCCAACGTCACCGAAGGGTTGGAAATCGTGCCGGTGAGCCATGTCGATGAAGTGCTGGAACGCGCGCTGGTCTCGCCGCTCGTCGCGATCGAGTGGACCGAGGCGGACGATCTGGCGAGCCAGCCGGGCCCTGCGCCGGCGCCCGCCGGCACTTCGCCCACGGCCCATTAG
- the pyrH gene encoding UMP kinase, with translation MSQPRKRVLLKLSGEVLMGDQSFGIDPAFVLELAREVKAARDTGLELCLVIGGGNIFRGMAGAAQGMDRAQADYMGMLATVMNALAMQSALEQLGVETRVQSAVQMDAVCEPVIRRRAERHLEKGRVVIFAAGVGAPYFTTDSGAALRAAEMKCDALFKGTSVDGVYDSDPKTNPAAKRYDTVTYDTVLADNLRVMDASAVALCRDNNIPIVVFSIREKGNLAKVLAGEGTRTTVQKEA, from the coding sequence ATGTCCCAGCCCCGCAAACGCGTGTTGCTCAAGCTTTCGGGCGAAGTTCTGATGGGCGACCAGTCCTTCGGGATCGACCCCGCTTTCGTGCTGGAACTGGCGAGGGAAGTGAAGGCCGCGCGCGATACCGGGCTGGAGCTGTGCCTGGTGATCGGCGGCGGCAATATCTTCCGCGGCATGGCCGGGGCGGCGCAGGGGATGGACCGCGCGCAGGCCGATTACATGGGCATGCTGGCGACGGTGATGAATGCGCTCGCGATGCAGAGCGCGCTCGAACAGCTCGGGGTCGAAACCCGGGTCCAGTCCGCGGTGCAGATGGATGCGGTGTGCGAGCCGGTGATCCGCCGCCGGGCCGAACGCCACCTCGAAAAGGGCCGGGTGGTGATCTTCGCCGCCGGCGTCGGCGCCCCATACTTCACCACCGACAGCGGCGCGGCGCTGCGCGCGGCCGAAATGAAGTGCGACGCGCTGTTCAAGGGCACCAGCGTCGACGGGGTATACGACAGCGATCCGAAGACCAATCCGGCCGCCAAGCGTTACGATACGGTCACCTACGACACGGTGCTGGCCGACAATCTCCGCGTGATGGATGCCTCGGCCGTGGCCCTGTGCCGCGACAACAATATTCCGATCGTGGTGTTCTCGATCCGCGAAAAGGGCAATCTGGCGAAGGTCCTTGCGGGCGAGGGCACCCGGACGACAGTGCAGAAGGAAGCCTGA
- a CDS encoding phosphatidylcholine/phosphatidylserine synthase, which yields MLGPKASEEDGPVAGSPGRGLTLRAVLPNAITAAALCSGLTGVRFAINGDWRMAVLAVVLAGVLDGIDGRIARLLKAQSRFGAELDSLADSLSFGMAPALILFLWSLNDLPGAGWFAALLYALCCALRLARFNARIDIDDQPHKSAGFLTGVPAPVGAGLAFIPLYLWLASGEAIFRQPILVAVWLAVIALLLISNVATLSWGRLRPKRSLRLFLIAVVGMIAAALLQYPFWTLTAICAGYLALIPVGVVTYARVKRQRARRAAAEG from the coding sequence CTGCTCGGGCCCAAGGCCTCGGAAGAGGACGGGCCGGTCGCCGGATCGCCGGGCCGCGGGCTGACGCTGCGTGCGGTGCTCCCCAACGCGATCACCGCCGCGGCGCTGTGCTCGGGCCTCACCGGCGTGCGCTTCGCGATCAACGGCGACTGGCGGATGGCGGTCCTCGCGGTGGTGCTGGCGGGCGTGCTGGACGGGATCGACGGGCGGATCGCGCGGCTGCTGAAGGCACAATCGCGCTTCGGGGCGGAACTCGACAGTCTTGCGGATTCGCTCAGCTTCGGCATGGCGCCGGCGCTGATCCTGTTCCTGTGGTCGCTCAACGATCTCCCGGGTGCCGGCTGGTTCGCCGCATTGCTCTACGCGCTGTGCTGCGCGTTGCGGCTGGCGCGCTTCAATGCCCGGATCGACATCGACGACCAGCCGCACAAGTCGGCCGGCTTTCTCACGGGGGTTCCGGCGCCGGTCGGGGCCGGGCTGGCGTTCATCCCGCTCTATCTGTGGCTGGCAAGCGGGGAGGCGATCTTCCGCCAGCCGATCCTGGTTGCGGTATGGCTGGCGGTGATCGCACTGCTGCTGATTTCGAACGTCGCGACGCTCAGTTGGGGCCGGCTCCGTCCGAAGCGGAGCCTGAGGCTGTTCCTGATCGCGGTGGTGGGCATGATCGCCGCAGCGCTGCTGCAATATCCGTTCTGGACGCTGACGGCGATCTGCGCGGGCTATCTTGCGCTGATCCCGGTAGGGGTGGTGACTTACGCCCGGGTCAAGCGGCAGCGCGCAAGGCGGGCTGCGGCCGAGGGCTGA
- a CDS encoding YbaB/EbfC family nucleoid-associated protein, with protein MKSMEEMLQAAQQAAETIQKQMNDAQVTLDNIEVEGVSGGGLVKIRASAKGRILGVSIDDSLIVVEDKAILEDLVTAAFNDARGKADQAANAEMQKIQGGMGLPPGFNFPGLG; from the coding sequence ATGAAATCGATGGAAGAAATGCTCCAGGCCGCGCAGCAGGCGGCCGAAACGATCCAGAAGCAGATGAACGATGCGCAGGTGACGCTCGACAACATTGAGGTCGAGGGTGTCTCGGGCGGCGGGCTGGTGAAGATCCGCGCGAGTGCCAAGGGCCGCATCCTCGGGGTTTCGATCGACGACAGCCTGATCGTGGTCGAGGACAAGGCGATCCTCGAAGATCTCGTGACCGCGGCCTTCAACGATGCGCGTGGGAAGGCGGACCAGGCGGCCAATGCCGAGATGCAGAAAATCCAGGGCGGCATGGGCCTGCCGCCGGGGTTCAATTTCCCGGGGCTGGGATGA